A single Curtobacterium sp. MCJR17_020 DNA region contains:
- a CDS encoding SDR family NAD(P)-dependent oxidoreductase produces MISEQPEPSGILPEDLDATLRVLGQMSEIDETHPDFVRVRQATAKMFKAVKRAHRLEKRAVIAEADRRVIAATATGAADRIDDETRGVPISTSTTASTAGTLLKSRPCYMCKQQYTVVDAFYHQLCPSCAAMSHAKRDARTDLTGKRALLTGGRAKIGMYIALRLLRDGAHTTITTRFPRDAVRRFTSLPDSADWISRLKVVGIDLRDPAQVIGLAEDVAAAGPLDILINNATQTVRRSPGAYQPLVDAELAPLPDGPLPELVTFGHTNDQHPQALARSVTAHPILAAAAARADELTEQAMAPGSSSLERLAMGTAIDAGGLVPDLHDVNSWTQAVDEVDPLEMLEVQLANTTAPFILISKLRPAMAASEAHRTYVVNVSAMEGVFGRAYKGPGHPHTNMAKAAVNMLTRTSAQEMFETDRILMTSVDTGWITDERPHPTKVRLAEEGFHAPLDLVDGAARVYDPIVRGEAGEDVFGVFLKDYKPSSW; encoded by the coding sequence GTGATCTCCGAGCAGCCCGAACCCAGCGGCATCCTCCCCGAGGACCTCGACGCCACGCTCCGGGTGCTCGGGCAGATGAGCGAGATCGACGAGACGCACCCCGACTTCGTGCGGGTGCGTCAGGCCACGGCGAAGATGTTCAAGGCCGTCAAGCGGGCGCACCGACTCGAGAAGCGCGCGGTCATCGCCGAGGCCGACCGCCGCGTGATCGCCGCCACCGCGACCGGAGCCGCCGACCGGATCGACGACGAGACCCGCGGGGTCCCGATCAGCACCTCGACGACGGCGTCCACCGCCGGCACCCTGCTGAAGTCCCGCCCCTGCTACATGTGCAAGCAGCAGTACACGGTCGTGGACGCGTTCTACCACCAGCTGTGCCCCTCGTGCGCGGCGATGAGCCACGCGAAGCGTGATGCCCGGACGGACCTGACCGGCAAGCGGGCGCTGCTGACCGGCGGCCGCGCGAAGATCGGCATGTACATCGCGCTCCGCCTGCTGCGCGACGGCGCCCACACGACCATCACGACGCGGTTCCCCCGCGACGCCGTGCGCCGGTTCACGAGCCTGCCGGACTCGGCCGACTGGATCTCGCGCCTCAAGGTCGTCGGCATCGACCTGCGCGACCCGGCTCAGGTCATCGGTCTCGCCGAGGACGTCGCCGCTGCCGGCCCGCTCGACATCCTGATCAACAACGCGACGCAGACGGTCCGCCGGTCGCCCGGCGCGTACCAGCCCCTCGTCGACGCTGAACTCGCGCCGCTGCCGGACGGCCCGCTGCCCGAGCTCGTGACCTTCGGGCACACGAACGACCAGCACCCGCAGGCGCTCGCCCGCTCGGTGACGGCGCACCCGATCCTCGCGGCCGCTGCAGCCCGCGCCGACGAGCTCACCGAGCAGGCGATGGCTCCGGGGTCGAGCTCGCTCGAGCGCCTGGCCATGGGCACCGCGATCGACGCCGGTGGTCTCGTGCCCGACCTGCACGACGTGAACTCGTGGACGCAGGCCGTCGACGAGGTCGACCCGCTCGAGATGCTCGAGGTCCAGCTCGCGAACACCACGGCTCCGTTCATCCTGATCTCGAAGCTCCGCCCCGCGATGGCCGCGAGTGAGGCGCACCGTACCTACGTGGTGAACGTCAGCGCGATGGAAGGGGTGTTCGGCCGGGCCTACAAGGGACCGGGACACCCGCACACGAACATGGCGAAGGCCGCCGTGAACATGCTCACCCGCACGAGTGCGCAGGAGATGTTCGAGACCGATCGCATCCTGATGACGAGCGTCGACACCGGGTGGATCACCGACGAACGACCGCACCCGACGAAGGTCCGGCTGGCGGAGGAGGGCTTCCACGCGCCGCTCGACCTCGTCGACGGGGCTGCACGCGTGTACGACCCGATCGTGCGGGGCGAGGCGGGCGAGGACGTGTTCGGCGTGTTCCTGAAGGACTACAAGCCGAGTTCCTGGTGA